From the Candidatus Eisenbacteria bacterium genome, the window AACTCCCGGTCGCGGAGGTCCTCGCGCGCAGCGGCGTACCGCTCGATCAGGCGCTCGTGGTTCTGCCGGCGGTGACGCTCGACGCGGCGGGGGTCGCGGCGATCGGGGTCGGTGGCCGTCCGGCGGTCGACCCGGGCGAAGCGCCGCTCGCCGCGGGGCCTCGTTCGGTGGTGTTTCGAGACTCCGCCGGACGCGCACTTGCGCTCGGCGAGCTGACGTGCGACCCGGCCGCATCCGGGTCTGTGACGGCGCATCCGCAGGTGGTGTTCCCGTGGGCGGTGCGGGTCGGTGGCGGTGCCGCCTCGCGCGCGCATGCCGCGGACCCGGTGCGAACCGCGGAGCCGGAGGTGCGATGAGCGTTCCGCGGTCGGAGACGCTGCGCCGCGTCGTTTCGATCGGCGTGTTCGACGGGCTGCACCTCGGACATCGCGCGATTCTCGAGCGCGCGCGCGCGCGCGCCGATGCGGCTGGCTGCGAAGTCGTGGTGGTGAGCTTCGACCCGCACCCCGACGTGGTGCTGGCCAGGGATGCGTTCCGACTCGCCGCCCCATTGACCCCGATCGGCGAGAAGCGCCGCCGGCTCGCGGAACTCGGCATCGCACGCCTCGACCTGATCGCGTTCACGCGCGAGCTCGCCGCACTCGAGCCCGAGGTGTTCGTCGAGCGTCACCTGGTGGTGCCGCACGCGCCGCGTGCGATCGTGGTCGGCGCCGGTTTCGCGCTGGGGCGCGCGCGCAGCGGCGATGTGCCGCGGCTGCAAGCGATCGGCGCCGCGCACGACTTCGAAGTCGAGGCGGTCCCGCTGGTTGCGATCGGTGGCGCCGCGGTCAGCAGCACGCGCATCCGTGCGCTGCTCGCCGAGGGCCGGGTCGCGGAGCTGCCCGCGCTGCTCGGGCGGACCTACGCGCTCGAAGGACGCGTGGTGGGTGGCGATGCGATCGGCCGCACGATCGGCTGGCCGACTGCGAACCTGCGCCTTCACGAGGAGAAGTTGCTGCCGCGTGACGGGATCTACGCCGCGCGGGTCGGGATCGGCGACGAGCCGGTGACGCGTCCGGCCGCGGTGAGCGTCGGGGTGCGTCCGACGTTCGACGGCAAGAGTCGCACGATCGAGGCGCACCTGATCGACTTCGAAGGCGAGCTGCCGGGGCGCGAGATGCGCCTTGCGTTCGTCGACTGGCTGCGCCCCGAACTCAAGTTCGAGAGCCCTGTCGCACTCGCGGGCGCCATCCAGGCCGATGTCGAGG encodes:
- the ribF gene encoding riboflavin biosynthesis protein RibF; amino-acid sequence: MSVPRSETLRRVVSIGVFDGLHLGHRAILERARARADAAGCEVVVVSFDPHPDVVLARDAFRLAAPLTPIGEKRRRLAELGIARLDLIAFTRELAALEPEVFVERHLVVPHAPRAIVVGAGFALGRARSGDVPRLQAIGAAHDFEVEAVPLVAIGGAAVSSTRIRALLAEGRVAELPALLGRTYALEGRVVGGDAIGRTIGWPTANLRLHEEKLLPRDGIYAARVGIGDEPVTRPAAVSVGVRPTFDGKSRTIEAHLIDFEGELPGREMRLAFVDWLRPELKFESPVALAGAIQADVEECRARLARAPQAGV